A DNA window from Gillisia sp. Hel1_33_143 contains the following coding sequences:
- a CDS encoding CYTH domain-containing protein, with protein MLEIERKFLVRSLAFKALAFNSSRIKQGYLNSDVERTTRIRVRDKEAFITVKGKSSENGMSRFEWEKQIEISEAESLLILCEPGIIDKSRFLVDVDGHTFEVDVFYGENEGLLLAEIELNSENENFTKPNWLGEEVTGNNKYYNSYLSKHPYLHW; from the coding sequence ATGTTAGAAATAGAAAGAAAATTCCTCGTGAGATCTTTAGCTTTTAAAGCTTTAGCATTTAATAGTTCAAGAATAAAACAAGGATATTTAAATTCTGATGTAGAGCGAACTACAAGAATACGAGTTCGAGATAAAGAAGCTTTTATTACCGTAAAAGGGAAATCTTCGGAAAATGGAATGTCTAGATTTGAATGGGAAAAGCAGATAGAAATTTCTGAAGCAGAATCGCTATTAATTCTTTGCGAACCGGGAATTATTGATAAATCTCGATTTTTGGTAGATGTAGATGGACATACTTTTGAGGTAGATGTATTTTATGGCGAAAATGAAGGTTTGCTCTTAGCAGAAATAGAGCTTAATTCTGAGAACGAGAATTTCACCAAACCGAACTGGCTAGGAGAAGAGGTAACAGGAAATAATAAATATTACAATTCCTATCTTTCTAAACATCCATATTTACATTGGTAA
- a CDS encoding nucleoside-diphosphate sugar epimerase → MKKTAIIIGATGLTGGILLKKLLKDPTYGTIKLFSRSSVENSDPKIEEHLIDMFELEKEQENFKADEVYVCIGTTKGKTPDKQTYRKIDKGIPVAAAKLSKLNNINTYLVISALGADANSSVFYNKVKGEMQEEVLAQKVPNTYIFQPSLISGDRDESRFWENVAKKAMSVLNVFMIGGLKKYRSIHPDQIADAMKWVANNGFDKQVLESDEIIEISNK, encoded by the coding sequence ATGAAAAAGACAGCTATCATTATAGGAGCTACCGGTCTTACCGGAGGCATTCTACTTAAGAAATTATTAAAAGATCCCACCTATGGAACTATTAAATTATTTTCTAGAAGTTCTGTAGAGAATTCTGATCCAAAAATTGAAGAACATTTAATAGATATGTTCGAGTTGGAGAAAGAGCAAGAGAATTTTAAGGCAGATGAGGTTTATGTATGCATTGGAACAACTAAAGGTAAGACTCCAGATAAGCAAACCTATAGAAAGATAGATAAAGGTATACCTGTAGCGGCTGCAAAACTTAGTAAACTTAATAATATCAATACCTATTTGGTAATTTCTGCTCTAGGAGCAGATGCCAATAGTAGTGTTTTTTATAATAAGGTGAAAGGGGAAATGCAGGAGGAAGTGCTTGCTCAAAAGGTTCCGAATACTTATATTTTCCAACCTTCACTAATTTCTGGAGATAGAGATGAAAGTCGCTTTTGGGAAAACGTCGCAAAAAAAGCTATGTCGGTATTAAACGTTTTTATGATTGGAGGCTTAAAGAAATACAGATCTATTCATCCAGATCAAATTGCAGATGCCATGAAATGGGTTGCCAATAATGGTTTTGATAAGCAAGTTTTAGAATCTGATGAGATTATTGAAATCAGTAATAAATAA